The DNA region AAGTCCATCAGCACGCTCAGGGTCGACGGGATCTCGACCGGGAACTCCTGACCGGCCAACTCGCCGACCTGCACACGCCGCGTCGGCGTCCCCTGCAGCCCGAGGGCCGCGACCGAGGCGACCGGGCCGAAGACGTGCACGAGGGCCGATACATAGTAGGGGCCCATGTCGAGCAGCGGGCCCGCGCCCTTGGCGTACAGGAATGCGGGGTTCGGGTGGAAGATCTCCGGCCCCGACCACTGGAACGTGGTCTGCGCGAACAGCGGACGGCCGATGTCGCCGCGCGCGATCGCCCGCTTCGCCGTCTGCACACCCGGTCCGAGCACGGTATCGGGGGCGACTCCGATGCGGAGACCGGCCGCATCCGCCTTCTCCAGCAGTCGGCGGGACTCCTCACGGCTCACGCCGATCGGCTTCTCGGTCCAGACATGCTTGCCCGCCGCGATGATCGCCTCGGACACCTCGACGTGCACGGCAGGGATCGTGAGGTTCACGACGATGTCGATCTCCGGATCGGCGAGCACCGCGTCGACGCCTCCGGAGCGCGGGACGCCGTATTTCTCGGCTTGCGCCTGCGCGCGGTCCTCGAGCAGGTCGCCGATCGCGAGGACGCGCACATCCGGGAACGTCGTGAGGTTCGACAGGTACTGATCGCTGATGTTCCCGGCGCCGATGATGCCGACGCCGACGGGGCCGTCCTCGAACGAACGGGTGGCGCCCACCATCAGCCGGCGACCTTCTCGTCGAGGTACACCCGGCTGCGCTCGATGGCGTCGAACAGGTCGCCCTCGTAGTGGTCGAACTCCACGATCGCGAGCTCGAGGGCCGGAGCCGCGGCGATGGCCTCGACGAGCGGAACGGATCCTTCGCCCGCGGCCACCTGGTCGGCGGGCGGGTAGGCGCCGGCGAGCGCGGGGTCGAGCGTGCCGTCCTTGGCGTGCACGGCCACGACGCGGCTGCCCAGACGCTCGAGCAGCGCGACGGGGTCGACGCCGCCGCGGGCGACCCAGTACAGGTCGACCTCGAGCACGACGCGCTCGTCGAGGAGGCCCGCGAGGACCTCCAATCCGGTGACGCCGTCGAACACGGCCTCCAGCTCGTGTGCGTGGTTGTGGTATCCGACGCGCACGCCCACGGTCGCACCGATCTCCGCCGCCTCGTTCAGCAGTCGCGCGGTCTGCTCGATCTGCTCGACCGACTCCCAGCGCGCGGGCTCGGTGTACGGATCGATGACCGTGTCCATGCCGAGCACCTTCGCTGCGGCGAAGACCTCTGCGGGCGACGGCACCGGCACCGTGGTGCCGCTGCCGTCGGGGTTCACGAACGACTCCGACGCCAGG from Microbacterium sp. SY138 includes:
- a CDS encoding Gfo/Idh/MocA family oxidoreductase, encoding MVGATRSFEDGPVGVGIIGAGNISDQYLSNLTTFPDVRVLAIGDLLEDRAQAQAEKYGVPRSGGVDAVLADPEIDIVVNLTIPAVHVEVSEAIIAAGKHVWTEKPIGVSREESRRLLEKADAAGLRIGVAPDTVLGPGVQTAKRAIARGDIGRPLFAQTTFQWSGPEIFHPNPAFLYAKGAGPLLDMGPYYVSALVHVFGPVASVAALGLQGTPTRRVQVGELAGQEFPVEIPSTLSVLMDFEQGGQAQSVYSTDSPVIRQGIVEITGTEGTIVIPDPNTFGGAISITRPLTRLFIPPEPVQQDIIDVEQEGVLSGRGVGLLDMARSIAAGRPHVATGEFGYHVLDTLLSIEEAAESRSFVEVESTLDQVGSIASDFDPFEATL
- a CDS encoding sugar phosphate isomerase/epimerase, which encodes MTIRTSLQLFTIKDELEADLESSLAAVAARGFTAVEPYDFVRRAEPLAAALSTAGLVAPSGHAFLASESFVNPDGSGTTVPVPSPAEVFAAAKVLGMDTVIDPYTEPARWESVEQIEQTARLLNEAAEIGATVGVRVGYHNHAHELEAVFDGVTGLEVLAGLLDERVVLEVDLYWVARGGVDPVALLERLGSRVVAVHAKDGTLDPALAGAYPPADQVAAGEGSVPLVEAIAAAPALELAIVEFDHYEGDLFDAIERSRVYLDEKVAG